A single Lactuca sativa cultivar Salinas chromosome 8, Lsat_Salinas_v11, whole genome shotgun sequence DNA region contains:
- the LOC128127943 gene encoding uncharacterized protein LOC128127943 produces the protein MQEEAFIDKQKGSFLKYLTTNKNIDNEQQQTNVDNEQEQANVNNNDHEPTNIENDNEPTNSQNNNEQTNIEFFNEQTNSENDNEQSNIEIDNEQTNSEDDNTPLNIYDPSRWNNISTNLRDLIVENGPIKIYDFKFPKGQNSRSFSTSLYMQKIPNGEKYERTWLVYSIDVDRVFCFCCKLFNVNTSTCSLAHKGNNDWNNISSILKRHEASNRHILNMRSWIDLETRLANNKTIDKQIQEQINREKEHWKNVLIRIIVVVKTLGKII, from the coding sequence atgcaagaagaagctttTATAGATAAACAAAAAGGGtcgtttttaaaatatttaactacAAACAAAAATATTGATAATGAACAACAACAAACTAATGTTGAtaatgaacaagaacaagctAATGTTAATAATAATGATCATGAACCAACTAATATTGAAAATGATAATGAACCAACTAATAGTCAAAATAATAACGAACAAACTAATATTGAATTTTTTAACGaacaaactaatagtgaaaatgatAACGAACAAAGTAATATTGAAATTGATAACGAACAAACTAATAGTGAAGATGATAACACACCTTTAAACATATATGATCCAAGTAGATGGAATAATATTAGTACTAACTTAAGAGATTTAATCGTAGAAAATGGTCCTATTAAgatttatgattttaaatttcCAAAAGGTCAAAATTCAAGAAGCTTTAGTACATCTCTTTATATGCAAAAAATACCAAATGGAGAAAAATACGAACGAACATGGTTGGTTTATTCCATAGATGTAGATagagttttttgtttttgttgtaaattaTTTAATGTGAATACATCTACATGTTCGTTAGCACATAAAGGTAATAATGATTGGAACAATATTTCTAGTATATTAAAAAGACATGAAGCAAGTAATAGACACATTCTTAATATGAGGTCATGGATTGACTTAGAAACTAGATTAGCAAATAATAAAACAATTGACAAGCAAATCCAAGAACAAATAAATAGAGAAAAAGAACATTGGAAAAACGTGTTAATAAGAATCATTGTTGTAGTAAAAACTTTAGGAAAAATAATTTAG
- the LOC111885474 gene encoding receptor-like protein EIX2, giving the protein MGTRNGLGLHLIFTSFFFLATTYTCLGVVENTSIICFEQERLALLKFKGSVKDLSGMLSSWVGNDCCLWEGIQCDSLTGRVESLNLHFLVGNEVNSSLVELRHLNHLDLSENDFRGSRIPEFIGSFKQLTFLNLSNAGFRGIIPPHIGNLSHLKVLDLSSNYELMADDMAWNFADFLKVIPSLSELHMSHCGLDKTFLSTLHLNFSTISNIQHLDLSDNSIGGIFPSVVTNMTSLRFLNLSGNMLSSSVSTMPSLLELEPSDNRLTGPIPESLRRLRFLEVLDLSYNEFTGPIPTFLGKISKLDLSFNQLNGSIPDFFGKLTDLTDLNLGSNQLRGAIPVSVGQLSKLHSLDISYNSLEGVVSEAHFANLSMLKHLDTSYNTKLTFKVSREWIPPFQLVSFKIISCNIGSEFPQWLQNQRTLETLVLSNATISGPLPTWLREMPVIPFLDLSHNKLSGSLTNLPNGGNFYVSGYRVDRVLSLENNLFNESIPRSLCRRTDLEILDLSRNRLTGKIPKCLQNLQKLFAMIFSSNQLSGFIPSFIAFNSSSLVWLQLNDNNFVGEVPRELGKLRNLSVLDLGDNNFSGNIPDWIGENLLSLMVLRLHKNYFTGKIPLSLCKCSKLHILDVAYNNLTGTIPACLGDLDAMVRSELSESAHVYEKVMQVMKGVDLEYTTTWDIVYNMDLSSNKLVGEIPLELTALSMLLGLNLSNNHFSGRIPENIGNMTRLESLDLSGNKLTGMIPPSMAALTFLSHLNLSHNNLSGRIPTGSQLQTLIDDPSIYGGNRDLCGPPLPNNCSDHENPTTTTTTTIPKKKYKQTDAPTKAWLKTWYYVDVTCGFATGFWGVIGLLLFMKQWRQKLFTFVEETIDNISQVYISYDCFTS; this is encoded by the coding sequence ATGGGGACTCGGAATGGCTTGGGGCTCCATCTCATTTTCACAAGTTTTTTCTTTCTTGCAACCACATATACTTGTTTGGGTGTTGTTGAAAATACTAGCATCATTTGCTTTGAGCAAGAGCGCCTTGCTCTTCTCAAGTTCAAAGGGAGTGTGAAAGATTTATCTGGAATGTTGTCATCATGGGTTGGCAATGACTGTTGCCTGTGGGAAGGAATCCAGTGTGACAGTCTCACTGGAAGAGTTGAAAGCCTGAATCTCCATTTCTTAGTTGGTAATGAGGTGAACTCTTCTTTGGTAGAATTGAGGCATCTAAATCACTTGGACTTGAGTGAGAATGATTTTAGAGGAAGCCGCATCCCTGAGTTTATTGGATCCTTCAAACAGTTGACATTCCTCAATCTCTCTAATGCTGGGTTTCGAGGTATTATTCCTCCTCACATTGGAAATCTTTCTCATTTAAAGGTTCTTGATCTCAGTTCAAACTATGAGCTCATGGCAGATGATATGGCATGGAACTTTGCAGACTTTCTAAAAGTGATCCCTTCTTTATCAGAGCTGCACATGTCACATTGTGGGCTAGACAAGACATTTCTGTCTACCCTTCATTTGAATTTCAGTACTATTTCTAACATCCAACACCTGGATCTTAGCGATAATTCAATTGGAGGCATATTTCCATCCGTTGTAACAAACATGACTTCACTAAGATTCCTTAATCTTTCGGGAAACATGTTGAGTTCATCAGTTTCTACTATGCCTAGCCTTTTAGAGCTTGAACCCTCGGACAACAGATTGACAGGTCCAATTCCCGAATCTCTAAGAAGATTAAGATTCTTAGAAGTATTAGATCTATCATATAACGAGTTCACAGGTCCTATTCCAACATTCCTTGGGAAAATCTCCAAACTTGACCTTTCTTTCAATCAATTGAATGGTTCAATTCCAGACTTCTTTGGAAAATTAACAGATTTAACTGATCTGAATCTAGGATCCAATCAGTTAAGGGGAGCTATTCCGGTTTCAGTTGGGCAACTTTCCAAACTCCATTCTCTAGATATTTCTTACAATTCTTTGGAAGGAGTAGTTTCTGAAGCCCATTTTGCTAATCTTTCAATGTTGAAGCATTTGGATACTTCTTATAACACTAAACTGACATTCAAAGTTTCACGTGAGTGGATACCTCCATTCCAATTGGTGTCTTTTAAAATCATTTCTTGCAATATCGGAAGTGAATTCCCACAATGGCTTCAAAATCAAAGGACACTTGAGACATTAGTGTTGTCAAATGCTACAATTTCAGGACCTTTGCCCACATGGTTGCGTGAGATGCCTGTCATTCCTTTCTTAGATCTCTCTCACAACAAACTCAGCGGATCTTTAACAAACCTTCCTAATGGTGGAAACTTTTATGTGTCCGGATATCGAGTTGACCGGGTATTGTCTCTAGAAAATAACCTTTTCAACGAGTCGATACCAAGGTCATTGTGTAGAAGGACAGACTTGGAAATACTTGATCTTTCTAGAAATAGGTTAACAGGGAAAATTCCCAAGTGTCTTCAGAATCTGCAAAAGTTGTTTGCGATGATATTTAGCTCAAATCAACTCTCAGGTTTCATTCCAAGTTTTATAGCATTTAATTCTTCATCGTTAGTTTGGTTACAATTGAATGACAATAACTTTGTTGGTGAAGTCCCTCGAGAATTGGGGAAGTTACGCAATTTAAGTGTTCTAGATTTGGGTGATAAtaatttttctggaaatataccaGATTGGATTGGCGAAAACCTTCTATCTTTGATGGTCTTAAGGTTACACAAAAATTACTTCACCGGAAAAATTCCTCTATCATTATGTAAATGTTCAAAGCTTCATATTTTGGATGTTGCATACAACAACTTAACGGGAACCATCCCTGCTTGTCTAGGAGACTTGGATGCCATGGTTAGAAGCGAGTTATCTGAGAGTGCACATGTTTATGAAAAGGTGATGCAAGTGATGAAAGGTGTTGATCTTGAATATACAACAACTTGGGATATAGTCTATAACATGGACCTTTCAAGCAATAAACTTGTTGGAGAAATACCATTGGAGCTAACTGCACTTTCTATGTTGTTGGGTCTCAATTTGTCAAATAATCATTTCAGTGGGAGAATTCCAGAAAACATTGGAAACATGACGAGGTTGGAATCTCTCGATTTATCTGGAAACAAGTTGACCGGGATGATCCCTCCAAGCATGGCAGCTTTGACTTTTTTGAGCCATCTGAATCTGTCACACAACAACTTGTCGGGACGAATTCCAACAGGAAGTCAGTTGCAGACCCTTATTGATGATCCATCAATATATGGTGGGAACAGAGATCTTTGTGGACCTCCATTGCCAAACAATTGCTCAGATCATGAaaacccaacaacaacaacaacaacaacaatccccaAGAAGAAATACAAACAAACTGATGCGCCTACCAAAGCATGGTTGAAGACATGGTATTACGTAGACGTAACATGTGGCTTTGCAACAGGGTTTTGGGGTGTTATTGGACTTTTGTTGTTCATGAAGCAGTGGAGACAGAAGCTTTTCACGTTTGTGGAGGAAACCATTGACAATATTTCTCAAGTGTATATTAGTTATGATTGTTTTACTTCTTAA